A genomic stretch from Setaria viridis chromosome 1, Setaria_viridis_v4.0, whole genome shotgun sequence includes:
- the LOC117837972 gene encoding probable hexosyltransferase MUCI70 isoform X2, which translates to MPERRLPITAPAAAGSRRHSRRLRRRCRLILLPAFALALLCLAYLSFSSHANLPFHVMHNGLPRENLLKQKDLGYSPYVTNISMSKDELEPPKSQKKPHKHYASCEIRFLPTVDYLVEPAHYGNFTQFSLNYILNEEVPGNGFFEPLFGGRQSLQDREEMYHAKDQTLHCGFVRGPDDYPSTGFDLDENDRSYMATCHVAVSSCIFGSSDYLRRPTKSRIGSYTKKNVCFVMFMDELTLATLSSEGHMPDEHGFVGLWRIVVVKNLPYKDMRRAGKVPKFLAHRLFPSAMYSIWLDSKLRLHADPMLIIEYFLWRKKAEYAISMHYDRSCVWEEVLQNKRLNKYNHAAIDEQFHFYQSDGLVKFNDSGRLPVLPSYVPEGSFIVRAHTPMSNLFSCLWFNEVNRFTSRDQLSFTYTYLKLRRTNPGKPFHLNMFKDCERRAIAKLFHHRTNQTTGAPPANLRVDKTSIQG; encoded by the exons ATGCCGGAGCGCCGCCTCCCGATAACCGCCCCGGCTGCGGCCGGATCCCGCCGCCATtcccggcggctgcggcgccgctgccgcctaaTCCTCCTCCCGGCCTTCGCCCTCGCTCTCCTCTGCCTCGCCTACCTCTCCTTTTCCTCCCACGCCAACCTCCCCTTCCACG TGATGCATAATGGCCTGCCTAGGGAGAACCTTTTGAAGCAAAAAGATTTGGGATACAGCCCATATGTTACTAATATTTCTAT GAGTAAAGATGAGTTGGAACCTCCCAAAAGTCAAAAGAAACCACACAAGCACT ATGCATCGTGTGAAATTCGATTCTTGCCAACAGTTGATTATCTTGTGGAGCCTGCTCACTATGGGAATTTTACACAGTTCTCTTTGAACTATATACTGAATGAAGAAGTGCCTGGTAATGGCTTCTTTGAACCATTGTTTGGTGGACGCCAGAGCCTTCAGGACAGAGAAGAGATGTACCATGCAAAAGACCAAACTCTCCACTGTGGTTTTGTTAGAGGGCCAGATGATTACCCTAGTACCGGATTTGATTTGGATGAAAATGACAGAAGCTATATGGCTACCTGCCATGTTGCTGTGTCATCATGCATTTTTGGAAGCTCTGATTACTTGAGGAGACCAACTAAAAGCAGG ATTGGCTCTTACACTAAGAAGAATGTGTGCTTCGTCATGTTCATGGATGAGCTAACACTGGCAACCCTTTCCTCTGAAGGACACATGCCTGATGAACATGGCTTTGTTGGCCTATGGAGAATTGTTGTAGTTAAGAACTTACCATACAAAGATATGCGAAGAGCTGGGAAGGTGCCAAAATTTCTAGCTCATCGACTCTTCCCATCTGCCAT GTATTCTATATGGTTGGATAGCAAACTGCGTCTCCATGCTGATCCAATGCTTATCATTGAGTATTTCTTATGGAGAAAGAAAGCAGAATACGCCATTTCAATGCACTATGATCGCTCTTGTGTATGGGAGGAAGTGCTCCAAAATAAGCGCTTGAACAAGTATAATCATGCTGCTATTGATGAGCAATTTCACTTTTACCAGTCTGATGGTCTTGTCAAGTTTAATGACTCTGGCCGACTTCCTGTTCTTCCAAGCT ATGTGCCTGAAGGATCGTTCATTGTGCGTGCCCATACGCCGATGTCTAATTTGTTTTCATGCCTTTGGTTTAATGAAGTCAACCGTTTTACCTCACGTGATCAGTTGAGTTTTACATACACTTACTTGAAGCTCAGGAGAACAAATCCAGGGAAACCTTTTCACCTCAACATGTTTAAG GACTGTGAAAGAAGAGCTATAGCTAAACTGTTCCATCACCGAACTAACCAGACTACAGGTGCACCACCAGCTAATCTTCGAGTGGACAAGACTTCCATACAAGGCTGA
- the LOC117837964 gene encoding cullin-3A yields MSGGGPPRKRNFKIEAFKHRVELDPKYAERTWKVLEHAIHEIYNHNASGLSFEELYRSAYNMVLHKYGEKLYDGLQSTMTRRLKEISKSIETAQGGLFLEELNAKWMDHNKALQMIRDILMYMDRTYVPTAHRTPVHELGLNLWRDHIIHSPSIHSRLLDTLLDLIDRERMGEVINRGLMRSITKMLMDLGPAVYQDDFEKPFLEVSASFYSGESQEFIECCDCGNYLKKAERRLNEEMERVSHYLDAGSEAKITSVVEKEMIANHMHRLVHMENSGLVNMLVDDKYEDLGCMYALFRRVPDGLSTIRDVMTSYLRETGKQLVTDPERLKDPVEFVQRLLNEKDKHDKIISVAFGNDKTFQNALNSSFEYFINLNNRSPEFISLFVDDKLRKGLKGATEEDVEVILDKVMMLFRYLQEKDVFEKYYKQHLAKRLLSGKTVSDDAERSMIVKLKTECGYQFTSKLEGMFTDMKTSQDTMQDFYAKKSEELGDGPTLDVHILTTGSWPTQPSPPCNLPTEILAVCEKFRSYYLGTHNGRRLTWQTNMGTADIKATFGKGQKHELNVSTYQMCVLMLFNNADGLTYKDIERDTEIPASDLKRCLQSLACVKGKNVLRKEPMSKDISEDDAFYFNDKFTSKLVKVKIGTVVAQKESEPEKQETRQRVEEDRKPQIEAAIVRIMKSRRVLDHNSIVAEVTKQLQARFLPNPVVIKKRIESLIEREFLERDKVDRKLYRYLA; encoded by the exons atgagcggcggcggcccgccgAGGAAGCGCAACTTCAAGATCGAGGCGTTCAAGCACCGCGTGGAGCTCGACCCCAAGTACGCGGAGCGGACATGGAAGGTCCTCGAGCACGCCATCCACGAGATCTACAACCACAACGCCAGTGGCCTCTCCTTCGAGGAGCTTTACAG GAGTGCGTACAACATGGTGCTACACAAGTATGGTGAGAAGCTCTACGATGGCCTTCAGAGCACAATGACACGGCGCTTGAAGGAAATATCGAAATCGATAGAGACTGCACAAGGTGGTTTATTTCTGGAGGAGCTGAATGCAAAGTGGATGGATCACAACAAGGCGTTACAGATGATACGAGATATTCTAATGTACATGGATAGGACATATGTCCCGACAGCTCATAGGACACCTGTCCACGAACTTGGTCTGAATTTGTGGAGGGATCATATTATCCACTCCCCCTCAATCCATAGTCGGCTGCTTGACACCCTTCTGGATCTTATAGACAGGGAAAGAATGGGTGAAGTGATTAACAGAGGCCTGATGCGGAGCATAACGAAGATGCTGATGGATCTTGGCCCTGCTGTGTATCAAGATGATTTTGAGAAACCATTTCTGGAAGTTTCAGCCAGCTTCTACAGTGGGGAGTCTCAAGAGTTCATTGAATGCTGTGACTGTGGGAACTACCTTAAGAAGGCCGAGAGGCGTCTAAATGAGGAAATGGAGCGTGTCTCACACTACCTGGATGCTGGCAGTGAGGCAAAGATAACTAGTGTAGTGGAGAAAGAAATGATTGCCAATCACATGCACAGATTGGTTCACATGGAAAATTCAGGGCTTGTTAACATGTTAGTAGATGACAAGTACGAAGATTTGGGTTGTATGTATGCCTTGTTCCGAAGGGTTCCTGATGGTCTATCAACGATCAGAGATGTGATGACTTCTTACTTGAGGGAAACAGGGAAGCAGTTAGTGACAGATCCAGAAAGGTTGAAAGACCCAGTGGAATTCGTTCAGCGCTTGTTAAATGAGAAGGACAAGCATGATAAGATCATCAGTGTTGCTTTTGGCAATGACAAAACCTTCCAGAATGCTCTGAATTCGTCCTTCGAGTATTTCATCAACTTAAACAACAGATCACCTGAATTCATATCATTGTTTGTTGATGACAAACTCAGAAAAGGACTAAAAGGGGCTACAGAAGAAGATGTGGAGGTTATACTGGACAAAGTCATGATGCTGTTCCGGTACCTCCAAGAGAAGGATGTGTTTGAGAAGTACTATAAGCAGCATTTGGCGAAAAGGCTCCTATCTGGTAAAACTGTTTCTGATGATGCTGAGAGAAGTATGATAGTCAAACTCAAGACAGAATGTGGATACCAGTTCACTTCCAAACTAGAGGGCATGTTTACAGATATGAAAACATCTCAGGACACCATGCAAGATTTCTATGCCAAGAAGTCTGAGGAACTTGGGGATGGCCCTACGCTTGATGTCCACATTTTGACAACTGGTTCTTGGCCGACGCAACCCAGTCCTCCTTGCAACCTTCCAACTGAAATCCTTGCAGTTTGTGAGAAGTTCCGTTCATATTATCTTGGAACTCACAATGGTCGGAGATTGACATGGCAAACAAACATGGGTACAGCTGACATAAAAGCCACATTTGGAAAAGGCCAGAAGCATGAGTTGAATGTATCCACTTATCAGATGTGTGTTCTCATGCTGTTTAACAATGCTGATGGATTGACCTACAAAGACATTGAACGGGATACTGAGATACCTGCCTCAGACCTAAAGAGATGTCTACAATCTCTTGCTTGTGTCAAGGGGAAGAATGTTCTCCGTAAGGAGCCCATGAGCAAGGATATATCAGAGGATGATGCATTCTACTTTAATGATAAGTTCACAAGCAAGCTTGTTAAAGTGAAGATTGGGACAGTGGTGGCACAAAAGGAATCTGAGCCAGAGAAACAGGAGACTCGCCAAAGGGTTGAGGAGGACAGGAAACCTCAGATTGAGGCAGCCATTGTCAGGATCATGAAATCCCGGAGGGTGCTGGATCATAATAGCATTGTAGCTGAGGTTACCAAGCAATTGCAGGCCCGGTTCTTGCCAAACCCCGTTGTCATAAAGAAACGCATCGAATCTCTAATTGAACGTGAATTCTTGGAAAGAGACAAAGTAGATAGAAAATTATATCGTTACCTTGCATAG
- the LOC117837972 gene encoding probable hexosyltransferase MUCI70 isoform X1, which translates to MPERRLPITAPAAAGSRRHSRRLRRRCRLILLPAFALALLCLAYLSFSSHANLPFHVMHNGLPRENLLKQKDLGYSPYVTNISMSKDELEPPKSQKKPHKHYASCEIRFLPTVDYLVEPAHYGNFTQFSLNYILNEEVPGNGFFEPLFGGRQSLQDREEMYHAKDQTLHCGFVRGPDDYPSTGFDLDENDRSYMATCHVAVSSCIFGSSDYLRRPTKSRIGSYTKKNVCFVMFMDELTLATLSSEGHMPDEHGFVGLWRIVVVKNLPYKDMRRAGKVPKFLAHRLFPSAMYSIWLDSKLRLHADPMLIIEYFLWRKKAEYAISMHYDRSCVWEEVLQNKRLNKYNHAAIDEQFHFYQSDGLVKFNDSGRLPVLPSYVPEGSFIVRAHTPMSNLFSCLWFNEVNRFTSRDQLSFTYTYLKLRRTNPGKPFHLNMFKQDCERRAIAKLFHHRTNQTTGAPPANLRVDKTSIQG; encoded by the exons ATGCCGGAGCGCCGCCTCCCGATAACCGCCCCGGCTGCGGCCGGATCCCGCCGCCATtcccggcggctgcggcgccgctgccgcctaaTCCTCCTCCCGGCCTTCGCCCTCGCTCTCCTCTGCCTCGCCTACCTCTCCTTTTCCTCCCACGCCAACCTCCCCTTCCACG TGATGCATAATGGCCTGCCTAGGGAGAACCTTTTGAAGCAAAAAGATTTGGGATACAGCCCATATGTTACTAATATTTCTAT GAGTAAAGATGAGTTGGAACCTCCCAAAAGTCAAAAGAAACCACACAAGCACT ATGCATCGTGTGAAATTCGATTCTTGCCAACAGTTGATTATCTTGTGGAGCCTGCTCACTATGGGAATTTTACACAGTTCTCTTTGAACTATATACTGAATGAAGAAGTGCCTGGTAATGGCTTCTTTGAACCATTGTTTGGTGGACGCCAGAGCCTTCAGGACAGAGAAGAGATGTACCATGCAAAAGACCAAACTCTCCACTGTGGTTTTGTTAGAGGGCCAGATGATTACCCTAGTACCGGATTTGATTTGGATGAAAATGACAGAAGCTATATGGCTACCTGCCATGTTGCTGTGTCATCATGCATTTTTGGAAGCTCTGATTACTTGAGGAGACCAACTAAAAGCAGG ATTGGCTCTTACACTAAGAAGAATGTGTGCTTCGTCATGTTCATGGATGAGCTAACACTGGCAACCCTTTCCTCTGAAGGACACATGCCTGATGAACATGGCTTTGTTGGCCTATGGAGAATTGTTGTAGTTAAGAACTTACCATACAAAGATATGCGAAGAGCTGGGAAGGTGCCAAAATTTCTAGCTCATCGACTCTTCCCATCTGCCAT GTATTCTATATGGTTGGATAGCAAACTGCGTCTCCATGCTGATCCAATGCTTATCATTGAGTATTTCTTATGGAGAAAGAAAGCAGAATACGCCATTTCAATGCACTATGATCGCTCTTGTGTATGGGAGGAAGTGCTCCAAAATAAGCGCTTGAACAAGTATAATCATGCTGCTATTGATGAGCAATTTCACTTTTACCAGTCTGATGGTCTTGTCAAGTTTAATGACTCTGGCCGACTTCCTGTTCTTCCAAGCT ATGTGCCTGAAGGATCGTTCATTGTGCGTGCCCATACGCCGATGTCTAATTTGTTTTCATGCCTTTGGTTTAATGAAGTCAACCGTTTTACCTCACGTGATCAGTTGAGTTTTACATACACTTACTTGAAGCTCAGGAGAACAAATCCAGGGAAACCTTTTCACCTCAACATGTTTAAG CAGGACTGTGAAAGAAGAGCTATAGCTAAACTGTTCCATCACCGAACTAACCAGACTACAGGTGCACCACCAGCTAATCTTCGAGTGGACAAGACTTCCATACAAGGCTGA